The Oncorhynchus kisutch isolate 150728-3 linkage group LG8, Okis_V2, whole genome shotgun sequence DNA segment tgtttttcaagaTTATGGCCGTGTCAACTAGTCAGTGTAGTGTACTAATACTTTAGTCTGCTGTTTTTCTATGCACATGCATCCCATTATCTGACGTGAATGTCTATTTTTACAGCCCTCAAATTCACAGACAAGCATGAGTGGGTACGAGTAGAGGGTGGAGTTGGTACAGTTGGCATCAGCAATTTTGCTCAGGTAGGTAGTTTGGTTGATACTTTAATCAATGATTTAGTGTGCTGCTGTTTCTAAATGACTGATAATCTGACATTTATTGGTCTACCCAATGCCTGTATTGTTTTGAGAGATTTATTTTGGGACTTTGCACCTTGTCCTGCAATACAAAGACATATACAATTTTACATATGTATGGCTATTGATTACTTGTATTATGCCTGACTTAAAATTTGAGGGCCAATCTGATATTTGTGCAATAACTTTAAGTTTATCACAACTTTCATTGGCCTTATTTTATGCTTCATGAAATCAGTTACACGTTAGAATTCTTCCCAGACTTTCCTCAAGGTATACTTCAAATATGAATATCTGCTACAATTTTTGAATTTTTGTCCCTCCATTGTAGGAAGCATTAGGTGATGTGGTGTATTGTGGACTCCCTGAGGTGGGGCAAAAACTTGAACAAATGGGTGAGATTTTTATTCAGATTTAAGTTTCCTCCCACAAGTAAATGAGCTTTGTTACCAGTAAGGAGGGTTTTGCATGTCCTTTGCTTGTGTTTCAGAGGAGTTTGGTGCTTTGGAAAGCGTGAAGGCTGCTAGTGAGTTGTACTCTCCTCTGACTGGAGAGGTAACTGAAATCAACACAGAGCTGGCAGACAACCCTGGACTAGTGAATAAATCCTGCTACGAAGGGGGTGAGTATCAAGACAGTGACATGACAAATCAGTTGATGTGTatgtttgacattttagtcatttagcagacgctcttatccagagcaacataGATGAGCAAATTAGGGTtgtcttgctcaaggacacatcgacagatttttcacctattcTGATTGGGgtttcaaaccagcgacctttcggttactggcacaacgctcttaaccgcaAGGGTACCTGCCTCTTCCTTATGTGATTTTTGTTGGTGAATAATCATTCAACACACTATTAAACCCCCTCTCCTGACAATGTTACTGATAGTTGCTCTGCTCTTTGACTTCCAGGCTGGCTAATTAAGATGACTATTGACGACCCTGCAGAACTTGATGGCCTCATGGACGATGGCTCCTACGAGAAATGGATCAAATCCCTTGATGAGTAGACTGCTCGACTCTCCatgttctttttttaaatgttcttttTAATGATGACTACAGGTCTTTCACACTAATCCTATCTGGACGGGCTGTAAAATCTCAGCTCAAatggtattatgtaaagtagCCCTATTTATTTTGCCTGTAATTGTTTCATCACCAAGATAACCAAAATGTTAATTAACGATGCTCATCTATGTGCTTATTGCTGATGAAACCACAAGACAACCTGAAGGGTTTGTTCCCATGTCCTGTTGGCACAACGATAAATCCTGTTGGCACAATAATCAAGGATTTATTATTTCAGGTGCTTAGTTTGGACTGAAAGAAAATACAGACAAGTGGCAACAGGTTGGAAATGAGAAGTCAGATAAATTAAATACAGCATACATTCCATTGTTTTTTTTCATTATGACTTTTATATTCCATCTGGTGGGAAGGATGGAATACAGTACTATTCACTTCCATAAACCACCTTAAGTCATTAGCTAATAGTCAAAACTTAATTTGGTGTCTGGCAATGCAAGACTAGTCAACTTTGGCTGGCAGCCTGGCACTTCCAAAGACTCCCACACTTGTAGATTCACATTCTTCAGCAAGATAACCTTTTAGAACAAAAGACTACAGCACAAATGAAGCAAGAATCAATTATATTTGGGATATTTTCGTATTTTGACGTAACATCTGGAATATGTGGGATATATTGCATTTTTTGTTACACTGTTTATACACCGCCTGTATTTATATACTGGATGGTGGCATAGCCCACTAATGTCTACTGCTATACATATTCTTAGTATATATTTTTGGTGTGGCCCTATATATGCGTAGATTTCATTTGGATTACTGAATTGTCCTGACATTCATGATATCTTGTTTTTgattatttgtgtacttgtttgacacttttactgcattgttaggagctaggaagccaagcattttgctgcacctgctatAACCTCTGCTAaaatgtatgtgaccaataaaatttgatttgatatactgcTGCTGTATTTTCCAACCCAAGTGATTCAAGCTAATGGTAACTGAACGTTACACTCCAGTGATATTAACACATTTAATATATCCACACAGTAGCACTGATTTATTAACATATAATCAGCACAGTCAGTTAATGGAACACTAGTATATATTGTTAGTGGCTAGTTTCCCATTCTGTGAAGGGTGTGTGTGGACCTATTCCTAGAAATTACCCTGCTTTGAACTAGACCTTTTTGTTCTGATGCCTAACATGTGGA contains these protein-coding regions:
- the gcshb gene encoding glycine cleavage system protein H (aminomethyl carrier), b — protein: MAMRVAFRCLSANFSTVQISANRPLWKANIARTLSTASRLFTALKFTDKHEWVRVEGGVGTVGISNFAQEALGDVVYCGLPEVGQKLEQMEEFGALESVKAASELYSPLTGEVTEINTELADNPGLVNKSCYEGGWLIKMTIDDPAELDGLMDDGSYEKWIKSLDE